A single Nisaea sp. DNA region contains:
- a CDS encoding DUF3126 family protein: MMVSRWVMHRKIGSDGKLRQAVLPERLEPSAWFRYSRPLNRTRGTPVQKSEIEKVQRYLRQTFGNHGISIEGRPNKDDSAEVSLDGEFIGVIFKDDEEGDVSYDFHMTILEMDLD; encoded by the coding sequence ATGATGGTTTCGCGCTGGGTCATGCATCGGAAGATAGGCAGCGACGGAAAACTGCGGCAAGCTGTTTTACCGGAACGCCTTGAACCATCGGCATGGTTCCGCTATTCCCGTCCGCTCAATCGAACAAGGGGGACACCCGTGCAAAAGAGCGAAATCGAAAAAGTTCAGCGCTACCTGCGCCAGACCTTCGGAAATCACGGCATCAGCATCGAAGGCCGTCCGAATAAAGACGATTCGGCCGAAGTCTCCCTGGATGGAGAATTCATCGGCGTCATCTTCAAGGATGATGAAGAGGGCGATGTTTCCTATGATTTCCATATGACTATCCTGGAAATGGACCTCGATTAA
- a CDS encoding amidase, translated as MTQLNELTASEAARVLAAGEASAEDMMRACLDRVSERDDTVRAWAFLDPELALSSARAADSHRKAGNALGPLHGVPVGIKDIIETADMPTENGSDLFRGQRTGRDADCVARLRNAGAVIMGKTVTTELANTNPSKTRNPHNPEHSPGGSSAGSGAAVADFQVPLALGTQTGGSVIRPGSFNGIHALKPSLGLIQREGVLMQSHTLDTVGAYGRSVEDLALITDSMAAFDASDAFSFGGRRSSLSAALDMDIPAPRFAFLETPAWPEADDGARKAIEQVVDGLGARCVRETLPSPFDRILDFHATVMAAEMVPYYGPLIDASPDKASDMVKARLAVARKVAAGDYVEALLARGPINDSLISLLDRYDAVLCLPATGPAPHGFATTGSAVFNGLWTYLGVPCVTLPRLSVDGLPLGVQLVGKPGDDGKLLRTARWLDQQLAG; from the coding sequence ATGACACAATTGAACGAACTGACTGCGTCCGAAGCCGCCCGGGTTCTGGCGGCGGGGGAAGCCTCTGCTGAAGATATGATGCGCGCCTGCCTGGATCGCGTTAGCGAACGCGATGACACGGTCCGGGCCTGGGCTTTCCTCGATCCGGAACTGGCGCTTTCCAGCGCGCGCGCCGCGGACAGTCATCGCAAGGCAGGCAACGCGCTCGGCCCTCTGCACGGCGTGCCGGTGGGCATCAAGGACATCATCGAGACTGCGGACATGCCGACCGAAAACGGCTCCGACCTCTTCCGAGGGCAGCGGACCGGGCGCGACGCCGATTGCGTCGCCCGGCTGCGCAACGCCGGTGCGGTGATCATGGGCAAGACTGTGACGACGGAGCTCGCAAACACCAACCCGAGCAAGACCCGCAATCCACACAATCCGGAGCACTCGCCGGGAGGGTCCTCAGCCGGATCCGGCGCGGCGGTCGCGGATTTCCAGGTTCCGCTCGCCCTTGGCACCCAGACCGGCGGTTCGGTGATCCGGCCCGGCTCGTTCAATGGCATCCATGCCCTGAAGCCGTCGCTCGGGCTGATCCAGCGCGAAGGCGTGCTAATGCAGTCGCATACGCTCGATACGGTCGGCGCCTATGGTCGCTCTGTCGAGGATCTGGCCTTGATAACGGACAGCATGGCTGCATTCGATGCCTCTGATGCTTTCAGTTTCGGCGGTCGGCGTTCAAGCCTCTCCGCTGCCTTGGACATGGACATACCGGCGCCGCGATTTGCTTTTCTTGAGACCCCGGCCTGGCCGGAGGCTGATGATGGCGCGCGCAAAGCCATTGAGCAGGTGGTAGACGGGCTGGGCGCTCGTTGCGTTCGGGAGACTCTGCCGTCTCCCTTCGATCGCATCCTCGACTTTCATGCCACGGTCATGGCGGCGGAAATGGTGCCCTATTATGGCCCCCTCATCGACGCCAGTCCTGACAAGGCCAGCGATATGGTGAAGGCACGCCTCGCCGTGGCCCGCAAGGTCGCCGCCGGTGATTACGTGGAGGCGCTGCTGGCGCGCGGACCGATAAACGACTCCCTGATATCGCTGCTGGACCGCTACGACGCGGTGCTCTGCCTGCCGGCGACTGGTCCGGCGCCGCACGGTTTCGCCACCACGGGATCGGCCGTGTTCAACGGTCTCTGGACCTATCTCGGCGTGCCCTGCGTGACCCTGCCCCGACTAAGCGTTGACGGTTTGCCGCTCGGAGTTCAACTCGTCGGCAAGCCGGGTGACGACGGCAAGCTGCTGCGCACAGCGCGCTGGTTGGACCAGCAGCTGGCCGGTTAG
- a CDS encoding glutamine amidotransferase family protein — MCGIVGLFLKDKALEPQLGALLSDMLITMTDRGPDSAGIAIYGPSEAGSGKITVQSANPATDFKGLKAALTKQLGVAVSVTVRATHAVIAVDVAKLDETRTVLKELRPGVTVMGSGESVEIYKEVGLPKDVAERFKIGSMGGTHGIGHTRMATESAVTTFGAHPFSTGPDQCLVHNGSLSNHNNLRRELVRNGLSFETENDTEVAAAYLSHKLATGSNLGAALESGLSDLDGFYTFVVGTKSGFGVLRDPIACKPAVMAETDEYVAFGSEYRALVNLPGIEAARVWEPEPATVYFWEH; from the coding sequence ATGTGCGGCATCGTTGGATTGTTCCTGAAGGACAAGGCGCTGGAGCCACAGCTCGGCGCGCTGCTGTCGGATATGCTGATCACCATGACGGACCGTGGTCCGGACAGTGCCGGCATCGCGATCTATGGCCCGAGCGAAGCAGGGTCCGGAAAGATCACGGTGCAGTCAGCCAATCCGGCCACGGACTTCAAAGGCCTCAAAGCTGCGCTTACTAAGCAGCTGGGCGTTGCCGTCTCCGTGACGGTGCGGGCGACTCATGCTGTGATAGCGGTTGATGTCGCCAAACTGGATGAGACGCGGACAGTTCTGAAGGAGCTGCGCCCGGGCGTCACCGTGATGGGCAGCGGCGAGAGTGTCGAGATCTACAAGGAAGTCGGCCTGCCGAAGGATGTCGCGGAACGGTTTAAGATCGGATCGATGGGCGGCACGCATGGCATCGGCCATACACGGATGGCGACCGAATCCGCCGTGACGACCTTTGGCGCGCATCCGTTCTCCACCGGGCCGGACCAGTGTCTGGTCCATAACGGCTCGCTCTCCAACCACAATAATCTGCGGCGGGAGTTGGTCCGCAACGGGCTCAGCTTCGAGACCGAGAATGATACGGAGGTTGCCGCCGCCTATCTCTCCCACAAGCTCGCGACAGGCAGCAATCTTGGTGCGGCTCTTGAGAGTGGTCTGAGCGATCTGGATGGCTTCTACACCTTCGTGGTCGGCACCAAGTCCGGCTTCGGCGTGCTGCGCGATCCGATTGCCTGCAAGCCGGCGGTAATGGCCGAGACGGACGAATATGTCGCCTTCGGCTCCGAATACCGTGCGCTGGTTAACCTGCCGGGCATCGAAGCCGCCCGGGTCTGGGAGCCCGAGCCCGCAACCGTCTATTTCTGGGAGCATTGA
- a CDS encoding DMT family transporter, translated as MPKAALSGNLQGALWIIASCLAATVMTVGVKMASDGLSSTQIVFVRCVLSLAMMAPFVIGSGKNVLFSRHWKKHLVRGAIGAISMNAGFYALSNLPITTASVLFFSTPLFMTALAGPMLGEKVGIHRWGATLVGFAGIVVVVNPTLDTIEFAMLAALISAALFAVLLIQGKVLSKDDPPGTLMIYFMMMATLASAPPALSHWVWPDQSLWIILGVLSVGATARVYFDIKAYAVGEASAISVFQYLRLITIAFAGYLVFGEVPDERTIIGAGLIVASTLYIAQREAFRQKRARAELKEAQAAD; from the coding sequence ATGCCCAAAGCAGCGCTCTCCGGCAATCTCCAGGGAGCGCTGTGGATCATCGCCTCCTGTCTGGCGGCGACTGTGATGACCGTCGGGGTCAAGATGGCCTCCGACGGTCTGTCATCCACGCAGATCGTGTTCGTGCGCTGCGTGCTCTCGCTGGCCATGATGGCGCCCTTTGTCATCGGCTCCGGCAAAAACGTGCTGTTCAGCCGGCACTGGAAAAAGCATCTGGTGCGCGGTGCCATCGGGGCAATCTCGATGAATGCGGGCTTCTATGCCCTCAGCAACCTGCCGATCACCACGGCGTCGGTGTTGTTCTTCTCGACCCCGCTCTTCATGACCGCGCTGGCCGGGCCGATGCTTGGCGAGAAAGTCGGCATACACCGCTGGGGTGCCACCCTGGTCGGGTTTGCCGGGATTGTCGTTGTGGTAAACCCGACCCTGGACACCATCGAGTTCGCCATGCTGGCGGCTCTGATCAGTGCCGCCCTGTTCGCTGTTCTGCTGATCCAGGGGAAGGTCCTCTCGAAGGATGATCCGCCCGGCACGCTGATGATCTATTTCATGATGATGGCCACACTGGCCAGCGCCCCGCCCGCGCTGTCCCACTGGGTCTGGCCCGATCAGTCGCTCTGGATCATCCTGGGTGTGCTCAGTGTCGGGGCGACCGCCCGCGTCTATTTCGACATCAAGGCTTATGCCGTCGGCGAGGCCAGCGCGATTTCTGTCTTCCAGTATCTCCGGCTGATCACCATCGCCTTCGCGGGCTATCTGGTGTTCGGAGAGGTTCCTGACGAGCGGACTATCATCGGCGCCGGACTGATCGTCGCCAGCACGCTCTATATCGCCCAGCGCGAGGCGTTCCGGCAGAAGCGGGCACGCGCCGAGCTGAAAGAAGCACAAGCAGCAGACTAG
- a CDS encoding FMN-binding glutamate synthase family protein → MTYKNPPTTPRQSATFDDYTLSEIRRAAATGIYDIRGAGAKRKVPHFDDLLFLGASISRYPLEGYREACGTNVVLGARHAKKPIELKIPITIAGMSFGSLSGPAKEALGRGATLAGTSTTTGDGGMTEEERGHSGILVYQYLPSRYGMNPRDLRRADAIEVVVGQGAKPGGGGMLLGQKISDRVAAMRTLPPGIDQRSACRHPDWTGPDDLEIKIQELREITDWEKPIYVKVGGARPYYDTALAVKSGADVVVLDGMQGGTAATQEVFIENVGLPTLACIRPAVQALQDLGMHRKVQLVISGGVRNGADVAKALALGADAVSIGTAALVAIGDNDPRWEEEYQALGTNAGAYDDWHEGRDPAGISTQDPELMKRVDPVAAGRRLANYLKVMTLEAQTIARACGKSHVHNLEPEDLCALSIEASAMAGVPLAGTDWIPGKSGL, encoded by the coding sequence ATGACCTATAAAAATCCCCCGACCACGCCGCGCCAGTCCGCCACCTTCGACGATTACACGCTGTCGGAAATCCGCCGCGCCGCCGCAACAGGCATCTATGACATCCGGGGTGCCGGTGCGAAGCGCAAGGTGCCGCATTTCGACGATCTGCTGTTCCTCGGCGCCTCGATCTCCCGCTATCCGCTGGAAGGCTACCGTGAGGCTTGCGGGACCAATGTGGTGCTCGGCGCCCGGCATGCGAAAAAGCCGATCGAGTTGAAGATCCCGATCACCATCGCCGGAATGAGCTTCGGCTCACTCTCCGGCCCCGCCAAGGAAGCGCTGGGGCGCGGCGCGACGCTTGCCGGAACCTCCACGACCACCGGAGACGGCGGCATGACGGAGGAAGAGCGCGGGCATTCCGGAATTCTCGTCTACCAGTATCTGCCGTCCCGTTACGGCATGAACCCGCGCGATCTGCGCCGGGCCGACGCCATCGAGGTGGTTGTCGGGCAGGGCGCTAAACCGGGCGGCGGTGGTATGCTGCTTGGCCAGAAGATCTCCGACCGGGTGGCGGCAATGCGTACCCTGCCGCCGGGTATTGACCAGCGCTCCGCTTGCCGGCACCCGGACTGGACAGGTCCCGACGATCTGGAGATCAAGATTCAGGAGCTGCGCGAGATCACCGACTGGGAAAAGCCGATCTATGTGAAGGTCGGTGGCGCGCGGCCCTATTATGACACCGCGCTGGCAGTGAAATCCGGCGCCGATGTGGTGGTGCTGGACGGCATGCAGGGCGGTACGGCGGCGACCCAGGAAGTCTTTATCGAGAATGTCGGCCTGCCGACGCTGGCCTGCATCCGGCCCGCCGTGCAGGCGCTGCAGGATCTCGGCATGCACCGCAAGGTTCAGCTCGTCATTTCCGGCGGTGTGCGGAACGGTGCGGATGTCGCCAAGGCGCTGGCGCTCGGCGCGGACGCAGTCTCCATCGGCACGGCGGCGCTGGTTGCCATCGGCGATAACGATCCGCGCTGGGAAGAGGAATACCAGGCCCTCGGCACGAACGCCGGTGCATATGACGACTGGCACGAGGGCCGCGATCCGGCGGGCATTTCCACCCAGGACCCGGAGCTTATGAAGCGTGTCGACCCGGTTGCGGCCGGGCGCAGGCTGGCGAATTACCTGAAGGTGATGACACTGGAAGCGCAGACCATCGCCCGGGCCTGCGGCAAGAGCCATGTGCATAATCTCGAGCCGGAAGATCTCTGTGCGCTGAGCATCGAGGCGTCGGCCATGGCTGGCGTGCCGCTCGCGGGGACGGACTGGATACCGGGCAAGAGCGGACTTTAG
- a CDS encoding helix-turn-helix domain-containing protein — protein sequence MSSGKPKAAKGAGVSHRPALAQDPHAVKEPKENNLEQAIGREVREFRKALGITVADLATATGLSVGMLSKIENGAISPSLTTLQAVARALGVPITDLFKRFEEPRNAVFVKAGEGVQVERRGTRAGHQYNLLGYLEGNTSGVLVEPYVISLTEDSDIFPAFQHQGTELIYMLEGEVLYRHGDETYRMLPGDSLFFDADAPHGPEELITRPIRYLSIISYPQRGSQD from the coding sequence ATGTCCTCCGGAAAGCCAAAGGCCGCCAAAGGCGCGGGGGTCAGCCACAGGCCAGCTCTGGCCCAGGACCCGCATGCGGTCAAGGAGCCGAAGGAAAACAATCTTGAGCAGGCGATCGGCCGGGAAGTGCGGGAATTCCGAAAGGCGCTCGGCATCACCGTCGCCGATCTCGCCACTGCCACCGGTCTTTCAGTCGGCATGCTGTCGAAGATCGAGAACGGGGCGATCTCTCCCTCCCTGACCACGCTGCAGGCCGTTGCCCGCGCGCTCGGCGTGCCGATCACCGATCTGTTCAAACGGTTCGAGGAGCCGCGCAACGCGGTCTTCGTGAAAGCGGGCGAGGGGGTGCAGGTCGAGCGGCGGGGCACCCGGGCCGGGCACCAGTACAATCTGCTCGGTTACCTTGAAGGCAATACCAGCGGCGTTCTGGTCGAGCCCTACGTGATCAGCCTGACCGAGGATTCCGATATCTTCCCGGCCTTCCAGCATCAGGGCACCGAGTTGATCTACATGCTGGAGGGCGAGGTGCTGTACCGGCATGGCGACGAGACCTACCGGATGTTGCCGGGGGACAGCCTGTTCTTCGACGCGGATGCGCCGCACGGCCCGGAAGAGCTGATCACCCGGCCGATCCGCTACCTCTCGATCATCTCCTATCCCCAGCGCGGGTCGCAGGATTGA
- a CDS encoding SDR family oxidoreductase translates to MKLDLTGKRALITAGAGGIGRRTAELFSAAGAKVFICDIDQDQLEDARDKVPNLNGTLTDVSNKEALKKMFNAAIDDLGGLDILVNNAGTAGPTGPVEDVDFEDWESCIDINLTCTFLMTQMAIPYLRDAGGGSIVNLSSAAGKFGFPMRSPYSAAKWGIVGFTRTIAIELGTDQIRCNTVHPGAVEGARIDRVIKAKAAAKKVSENAMRDELASIASLKTFVTADDIASMILFLCSKAGAHITGQALSVDGGLEGLV, encoded by the coding sequence ATGAAGCTCGATCTAACGGGCAAACGCGCACTAATCACGGCAGGCGCCGGGGGCATCGGCCGCCGTACCGCGGAACTGTTCAGTGCGGCGGGAGCCAAAGTCTTCATCTGCGATATCGATCAGGACCAGCTTGAGGATGCGCGAGACAAGGTCCCGAACCTTAACGGCACCCTGACGGACGTCTCCAACAAAGAGGCGTTGAAGAAAATGTTCAATGCCGCGATCGATGATCTCGGCGGGCTCGACATTCTGGTGAACAATGCGGGCACCGCCGGGCCGACCGGGCCGGTTGAAGATGTCGATTTCGAGGATTGGGAGTCCTGCATCGACATCAACCTCACTTGCACCTTCCTGATGACCCAGATGGCCATACCGTATCTGCGTGACGCGGGTGGCGGCTCAATCGTCAACCTGTCCTCGGCCGCCGGTAAATTCGGCTTCCCGATGCGTAGTCCCTATTCCGCCGCGAAATGGGGCATCGTCGGGTTCACCCGGACGATTGCCATCGAACTCGGGACCGACCAGATCCGCTGTAACACCGTTCACCCGGGCGCGGTCGAAGGTGCCCGGATCGACCGGGTGATCAAGGCCAAGGCGGCGGCGAAGAAGGTCTCCGAAAACGCGATGCGGGACGAGCTGGCCTCGATAGCCTCTCTCAAGACCTTCGTGACGGCGGACGATATCGCCTCGATGATCCTGTTCCTCTGCTCGAAAGCCGGCGCGCATATCACGGGCCAGGCGCTCAGCGTCGACGGCGGCCTCGAAGGACTGGTCTGA
- a CDS encoding protein GlxC — MPTFDLASVPLRDLNQALHAVEAGKNETTFEVVNPRGAHAVAVGIDAPVRVDVHGSVGYYCAGMNAEATVTVHGSVGPGVAENMMSGTVVVKGDASQYAGATGHGGLLVIEGNASSRCGISMKGIDIVVKGNIGHMSAFMAQAGNLVVLGDAGDALGDSLYEAKLFVRGAVKSLGADCVKKKMRPKHLALLADLLAKAGITDVKPEEFTRYGSARTLYNFNIDNVDAY; from the coding sequence ATGCCGACCTTTGATCTGGCGTCGGTTCCGCTGCGGGACCTGAACCAGGCGCTCCACGCTGTGGAAGCAGGCAAGAACGAGACCACTTTCGAAGTGGTCAATCCGCGCGGCGCCCATGCGGTGGCCGTGGGAATCGATGCGCCGGTGCGCGTCGATGTGCATGGCAGTGTCGGCTATTACTGCGCCGGGATGAATGCCGAAGCAACGGTCACCGTGCATGGCAGCGTGGGCCCGGGTGTGGCGGAGAACATGATGTCCGGTACCGTCGTGGTGAAGGGCGATGCCAGCCAGTATGCCGGTGCCACAGGCCATGGCGGCCTGCTGGTGATCGAGGGCAACGCCTCCTCTCGCTGCGGCATTTCGATGAAGGGCATCGATATCGTCGTGAAAGGCAATATCGGCCATATGTCCGCTTTCATGGCGCAGGCCGGAAACCTTGTCGTGCTTGGCGATGCCGGCGATGCGCTTGGCGACTCGCTGTATGAAGCGAAACTCTTCGTGCGCGGCGCGGTGAAAAGCCTTGGCGCCGATTGCGTGAAGAAGAAGATGCGGCCGAAACATCTGGCGCTGCTCGCGGACCTCTTGGCGAAGGCCGGTATCACAGACGTGAAGCCGGAGGAGTTCACCCGATACGGCTCCGCCCGCACGCTTTACAATTTCAACATCGACAATGTCGACGCGTATTGA
- a CDS encoding CoA transferase has translation MPPFDAFLSDIRKAARLSDHSAPTVTGVGALPSAYAVTDLAAASFAAAGQAIADLIAARHDTAPAVDVDRRLASFWYKSSLRPDGWDLPAQWDAVAGDYATKDGWIRLHTNAPHHRKAALSVLSVPDSSKTERADVAKAVAEWNAAELEDAVVAAGGCAGELRSSAAWAAHPQGKAVASEPLLYHEAFSGPSPANWAINHARPLGGIRVLDLTRVLAGPTATRFLAGYGADVLRIDPPTDLWVEALAEEMTLGKRSAVLDLRKEADRQRLQELIAEADVMVHGYRGDALEGLGLGASVRRSLNPGLVDVALCAYGWTGPWAGRRGFDSIVQMSSGIAETGMRHYGKDKPTPLPVQALDYATGFIVAAAAVSGLAERIRSGDGSHFRTSLARTAVLLESQKKSADEPEFAPETKADLAPDIEETHWGPARRLASAVTIAGVPVSWDIPAGPIGTAKPVWSHL, from the coding sequence ATGCCCCCATTCGATGCCTTTCTCTCCGACATCCGGAAAGCCGCCCGGCTGTCCGATCATTCGGCGCCAACCGTTACCGGGGTCGGCGCCTTGCCGTCCGCGTATGCCGTGACAGACCTGGCGGCCGCCTCCTTCGCTGCCGCCGGGCAGGCTATTGCCGATCTGATCGCCGCACGGCATGACACAGCCCCTGCTGTCGATGTGGACCGCCGACTCGCCTCTTTCTGGTACAAAAGCTCGCTGCGGCCAGACGGTTGGGATTTGCCCGCACAATGGGATGCCGTGGCTGGAGATTACGCAACGAAGGATGGCTGGATCCGTCTCCACACCAATGCGCCGCACCATCGCAAGGCGGCCCTTTCCGTCCTTTCGGTGCCAGACAGCAGCAAGACCGAACGGGCCGACGTCGCGAAGGCCGTAGCAGAATGGAATGCAGCGGAACTTGAAGACGCTGTTGTCGCAGCAGGCGGCTGCGCCGGCGAGTTGCGCTCCAGCGCCGCCTGGGCCGCCCATCCGCAGGGCAAGGCAGTCGCCTCCGAGCCATTGCTCTATCACGAGGCTTTCTCCGGGCCCTCCCCCGCAAATTGGGCGATAAACCACGCCCGCCCGCTGGGCGGTATCCGGGTGCTCGACCTGACGCGGGTGCTGGCCGGACCGACCGCCACCCGTTTTCTTGCCGGATACGGGGCCGACGTTCTCCGGATCGACCCGCCGACCGATCTCTGGGTTGAGGCGCTGGCGGAGGAAATGACCCTCGGCAAACGGTCCGCCGTTCTCGACCTGCGCAAGGAAGCGGACAGACAGCGCCTGCAGGAACTGATCGCGGAAGCAGATGTCATGGTGCATGGCTATCGCGGGGACGCACTCGAAGGTCTCGGCCTCGGCGCGTCAGTACGCCGGTCTCTCAATCCCGGGCTGGTCGATGTCGCGCTTTGCGCCTATGGCTGGACGGGGCCGTGGGCTGGACGGCGCGGCTTCGACAGCATCGTGCAGATGAGCAGTGGCATCGCCGAGACCGGCATGCGTCATTACGGCAAGGACAAGCCGACACCGCTTCCAGTCCAGGCACTGGATTACGCAACCGGCTTCATCGTCGCGGCAGCAGCCGTCAGCGGCCTTGCTGAACGTATCAGAAGCGGTGACGGCAGCCACTTCCGCACGTCCCTTGCCCGCACCGCCGTGCTGCTTGAAAGCCAGAAGAAAAGCGCGGACGAGCCGGAATTCGCCCCGGAAACCAAAGCCGACCTCGCCCCGGATATCGAGGAGACCCATTGGGGTCCCGCCCGCCGCCTCGCCTCTGCGGTGACGATCGCTGGCGTGCCGGTCTCCTGGGATATCCCGGCCGGCCCCATCGGCACGGCCAAGCCTGTCTGGTCACACCTCTAG
- a CDS encoding nucleoside hydrolase encodes MTQRETIIIDCDPGIDDAVALLLAFASPEELDIKAVTTVAGNVPLNRTEANALRIRDLAGRGEVPVHAGCPRPLIKPLKTADEIHGKTGLDGSGLPDPASHLAPGHGADVLRREISAAPGDITLLPVGPLTNVAHALAARPEFAQEVSNIVVMGGSTGPGNVTPHAEFNFHVDPHAAHIVFESGAPIVMHGLNVTHQVRAKPDWIEALRALDTTVGHTTAGMLTFYDSDNDPALHDVLTVGYLLWPELFSGEARRVDIVTEGTEAGRSIVRDAGDGVPNATVMLDVDADEFLTRLLNRLSRYS; translated from the coding sequence ATGACCCAGCGCGAAACCATCATTATCGACTGCGATCCGGGAATTGACGATGCGGTGGCCCTGCTGCTCGCCTTCGCCAGTCCTGAAGAGCTCGACATCAAGGCCGTCACCACGGTTGCGGGCAATGTGCCGCTGAACCGGACGGAGGCGAATGCCCTTCGTATCCGTGATCTTGCAGGGCGCGGCGAGGTGCCGGTTCATGCCGGCTGCCCGCGCCCTCTGATCAAGCCCCTGAAGACGGCGGACGAAATTCACGGCAAGACAGGGCTCGACGGAAGCGGTCTGCCCGATCCCGCCTCTCATCTGGCGCCGGGGCATGGCGCGGATGTGCTGCGCCGGGAAATTTCCGCCGCGCCGGGCGACATCACGCTGCTGCCGGTGGGTCCGTTGACGAATGTCGCGCATGCCCTGGCGGCGCGACCGGAATTCGCGCAGGAAGTCTCGAATATCGTGGTGATGGGCGGCTCGACTGGACCCGGTAACGTCACGCCGCATGCCGAGTTCAATTTCCATGTCGACCCGCACGCCGCCCATATCGTGTTCGAGAGCGGGGCGCCGATTGTCATGCACGGCCTGAATGTCACCCACCAGGTGCGGGCCAAGCCGGACTGGATCGAGGCGCTCCGGGCACTGGACACGACGGTCGGCCATACGACGGCCGGGATGCTGACCTTCTACGATTCAGACAATGATCCGGCGCTGCACGATGTGCTGACAGTCGGCTATCTGCTCTGGCCGGAACTGTTTTCCGGCGAGGCACGCCGCGTCGATATCGTCACCGAAGGCACTGAGGCGGGGCGCAGCATCGTTCGCGATGCGGGAGACGGGGTGCCGAACGCGACCGTGATGCTGGATGTCGACGCGGATGAATTCCTCACCCGCCTGCTCAACCGCCTGTCGCGTTATTCCTGA
- the glnT gene encoding type III glutamate--ammonia ligase translates to MTKDLAAFAKEKGVKYFMISFTDLFGAQRAKLVPAQAIAGMQEEGAGFAGFAAWLDMTPAHPDLFAVPDASTAIQLPWRKDVAWVAGDCIMEGKPVEQAPRNTLKRMVDLAAGQGLRVKTGIEAEYFLILPDGTEISDPFDTAEKPCYDQQAVMRRYDVISEICDYMLELGWGPYQNDHEDANGQFEMNWEFDDALKTADKHSFFKFMVKSVAEKHGLRATFMPKPFKHLTGNGCHCHVSVWDKKGKENAFADKKDELGLSKEGMHFLGGIMKHAQGMTAITNPTVNSYKRINAAGTLSGATWAPNSVTWSGNNRTHMVRVPGPGRFELRLPDGATNPYLLQAVVIAAGLDGLKTKADPGNRHDNDMYAQPELAADAPRLPLNMLDALRTFDADSGLKAILGEEFSAAFLKLKLGEWNSYTSHLTEWERETTLDI, encoded by the coding sequence ATGACGAAGGATCTCGCGGCTTTCGCGAAAGAGAAGGGGGTCAAGTATTTCATGATCTCCTTTACCGACCTGTTCGGCGCCCAGCGCGCCAAGCTGGTTCCGGCCCAGGCGATTGCCGGCATGCAGGAAGAGGGTGCCGGTTTTGCCGGCTTCGCCGCTTGGCTCGACATGACACCGGCCCACCCGGATCTGTTCGCGGTGCCGGACGCCTCGACGGCAATCCAGCTTCCCTGGCGTAAGGACGTGGCCTGGGTCGCGGGCGATTGCATCATGGAGGGCAAGCCGGTTGAGCAGGCGCCGCGCAACACGCTGAAGCGGATGGTCGATCTTGCCGCCGGGCAGGGCCTGCGGGTGAAGACCGGGATCGAAGCTGAATATTTCCTGATCCTGCCGGACGGTACCGAGATTTCCGACCCGTTCGATACCGCCGAGAAACCCTGTTACGACCAGCAGGCGGTGATGCGCCGCTATGACGTGATCTCCGAGATTTGCGACTACATGCTGGAGCTCGGCTGGGGCCCGTACCAGAATGATCATGAGGACGCGAACGGCCAGTTCGAAATGAACTGGGAATTTGACGATGCCCTGAAGACGGCGGACAAGCATTCCTTCTTCAAGTTCATGGTCAAGTCCGTGGCCGAGAAACACGGACTGCGCGCGACCTTCATGCCGAAGCCGTTCAAGCACCTGACCGGCAATGGCTGCCATTGCCATGTCTCGGTCTGGGACAAGAAGGGCAAGGAGAATGCATTCGCCGACAAGAAGGACGAACTCGGTCTCTCGAAAGAGGGGATGCACTTCCTCGGCGGCATCATGAAGCACGCCCAGGGCATGACGGCGATCACCAATCCGACAGTGAACTCCTACAAGCGCATCAATGCGGCGGGTACGCTCTCCGGTGCGACATGGGCGCCGAACTCGGTTACCTGGTCCGGAAACAACCGCACCCATATGGTCCGCGTGCCGGGGCCGGGCCGCTTCGAGTTGCGCCTGCCTGACGGAGCCACGAACCCGTATCTGCTGCAGGCGGTTGTCATCGCCGCCGGTCTCGACGGACTGAAAACCAAAGCCGATCCGGGCAATCGCCATGACAACGACATGTATGCCCAGCCGGAACTGGCAGCCGATGCGCCCCGCCTGCCGCTGAACATGCTGGACGCGTTGCGGACGTTCGATGCGGATTCAGGGCTGAAAGCGATTCTTGGCGAGGAATTCTCGGCTGCTTTCCTGAAGTTGAAATTGGGCGAGTGGAATTCCTACACATCGCACCTCACCGAATGGGAGCGCGAAACCACGCTCGACATTTGA